The following coding sequences lie in one Kitasatospora herbaricolor genomic window:
- a CDS encoding CU044_5270 family protein, with product MNTAKSVRDLMGPADPAADIAGDTALAEAGLERILRDEAAAQNLRHPRPRARIRLRLAVAGVAVSAVMAGTVLVWPGATPAAFAATPPALTYHLTAGDGSGAAAQLEEIARRVEGLPDGAAGGQSHLRWRQWALWTRTDAGGTSSKVMPEELDLVRSPGGAKLTRFLVDEGPASATEQVPQETLRGEVPQSADALRAWLRSRTPGIDGPAGAAEAVHDLVTERVLSPGQRAAVLRLLAALPGMAVSGEVVDRAGRPGVAFSADSAAGGLPTRYTFIVDPVSGQLLGQEKTLTESAGKLNVPVPSVIGYDAYLVAQQAP from the coding sequence GTGAACACGGCAAAGAGCGTCAGGGACCTGATGGGGCCGGCCGACCCGGCAGCGGACATCGCAGGGGACACGGCACTGGCCGAAGCCGGCCTGGAGCGGATCCTCCGCGACGAAGCGGCGGCACAGAACCTCCGCCACCCACGGCCGCGCGCACGAATCCGGCTGCGCCTGGCAGTGGCCGGGGTGGCGGTGAGTGCCGTGATGGCGGGGACGGTGCTGGTGTGGCCGGGGGCAACGCCCGCGGCCTTCGCGGCGACGCCGCCCGCGCTGACCTACCACCTGACGGCCGGGGACGGTTCGGGGGCGGCGGCGCAGCTGGAGGAGATCGCGCGCCGCGTCGAAGGCCTGCCGGATGGCGCGGCCGGGGGGCAGTCGCATCTGCGGTGGCGCCAGTGGGCGCTGTGGACGAGGACGGACGCCGGCGGTACGTCCTCGAAGGTCATGCCGGAGGAGCTCGACCTGGTCCGGTCACCTGGGGGCGCGAAGCTGACGCGCTTCCTGGTGGACGAGGGCCCGGCCTCGGCGACGGAGCAGGTGCCGCAGGAGACCTTGCGGGGCGAGGTGCCGCAGAGCGCGGACGCCCTGCGAGCCTGGCTGCGCAGTCGCACACCGGGGATCGACGGTCCGGCGGGTGCTGCCGAGGCGGTTCACGACCTGGTCACCGAACGGGTTCTGTCGCCCGGGCAGCGGGCGGCGGTCCTGCGGCTGCTGGCCGCTCTGCCGGGCATGGCGGTCAGTGGTGAGGTTGTCGACCGGGCCGGCCGGCCGGGCGTCGCGTTCTCCGCGGACTCGGCGGCCGGCGGTCTGCCGACGCGCTACACGTTCATCGTGGACCCGGTGTCCGGGCAGCTGCTCGGACAGGAGAAGACCCTTACCGAGTCGGCCGGCAAGCTGAACGTGCCGGTGCCCTCGGTGATCGGGTACGACGCCTACCTGGTGGCGCAGCAGGCACCGTAG
- a CDS encoding RNA polymerase sigma factor, with the protein MGERQEFREVYREHYGAVYRYMLRRVGAADAADLAAEVFTVAWRRFDALPAQAPLPWLYTVARNAVANHRRKEGRAEDAHRGMAVTAAANARDIGETVTERAAVHRAWSTLRPADQEVLALIGWEGLTVREAARVLDCSAPTCSVRLMRARTRLARAMAQVGGADGRADLIGRASRTSAEGAR; encoded by the coding sequence GTGGGGGAGCGGCAAGAGTTCCGGGAGGTCTACCGCGAGCACTACGGCGCGGTGTACCGCTACATGCTCCGACGGGTCGGGGCCGCCGACGCGGCGGACCTGGCCGCGGAGGTCTTCACGGTCGCGTGGCGCCGCTTCGACGCGCTTCCCGCCCAGGCGCCGCTGCCGTGGCTCTACACGGTGGCCCGCAATGCGGTGGCCAACCACCGGCGCAAGGAGGGCCGCGCCGAGGACGCGCACCGGGGCATGGCGGTCACGGCCGCCGCCAACGCCCGGGACATCGGCGAGACGGTCACGGAGCGGGCGGCGGTGCACCGGGCTTGGTCGACGCTCCGCCCGGCTGACCAGGAGGTGCTGGCCCTGATCGGCTGGGAGGGACTGACGGTCCGCGAGGCGGCCCGCGTCCTGGACTGCTCGGCGCCGACGTGCTCGGTGCGTCTGATGCGGGCCCGGACACGACTGGCCCGGGCCATGGCCCAGGTAGGCGGCGCGGACGGACGAGCGGACTTGATCGGAAGAGCGAGCAGGACGAGTGCGGAGGGAGCACGGTGA
- a CDS encoding eCIS core domain-containing protein produces MHNNVPGTAPGREAPARPARRPTASAGPDESFGPMSLLSLQRSVGNAALVQMLRQAGHIPPAVQRHEHDAGCGHRSGQQVSTGEAPVQRSAVPEVLRSTGHPLDTATRTDMEARLGADFTNVRIHDDTVAQRSASEIGARAYTSGHHVVIGPGGSDKHTLAHELTHVVQQRQGAVAGADNGAGLKVSDPSDRFEREAEANATRVMRSPAPRDTSIDRDRTASAAGVGSLQLAPTVRETRLIGQVGPSCWLYVLEAMANAYGLPTTGLNAAMRAFPTSTERNARAAQTGGERRATGVQMMRENLESMRTMVQGLPGDTVSFQQLQNTIGTVVAVEGQRDAFARSISPLQQDLRKPDVIALFDLAIAKSALLLTLVSADGDEVNTILNSGQQVISPPNGTSQDRALDRQDAKTAMAQVQQLPQYMTVRKRFTSQTVTAQDRQTIRDFRAVPANAGRAALLDWTQRAGLSATAHAVLLTNYDAVAELVYYKDPNVPAAEIMITFDQFLEMAGAPPTPAAPSTDRLTLRPFIPGTNGRMSNLERLAD; encoded by the coding sequence GTGCACAACAACGTTCCCGGCACCGCTCCCGGCCGCGAGGCCCCCGCCCGCCCGGCGCGCCGCCCCACCGCGTCCGCAGGCCCCGACGAATCCTTCGGTCCGATGTCGCTCCTCTCGCTGCAGCGCAGCGTCGGGAACGCGGCGCTCGTGCAGATGCTCCGCCAGGCCGGACACATACCGCCGGCCGTGCAGCGGCACGAGCACGACGCCGGATGCGGACACCGGTCGGGTCAGCAGGTTTCGACCGGCGAGGCCCCGGTGCAACGCTCCGCCGTCCCCGAGGTCCTGCGCTCCACCGGCCACCCCCTGGACACCGCCACCCGCACGGACATGGAGGCCCGCCTGGGCGCGGACTTCACGAACGTCCGCATCCACGACGACACCGTCGCCCAGCGCTCCGCCAGCGAGATCGGCGCCCGCGCCTACACCTCCGGCCACCACGTCGTCATCGGCCCGGGCGGGAGTGACAAGCACACCCTGGCCCACGAACTCACCCACGTCGTCCAGCAACGCCAAGGGGCCGTCGCCGGCGCCGACAACGGAGCGGGCCTCAAGGTGTCCGACCCCTCCGACCGGTTCGAGCGCGAGGCCGAGGCCAACGCGACCCGCGTCATGCGCTCGCCCGCGCCCCGCGATACGAGCATCGACAGGGATCGAACAGCGTCTGCGGCGGGGGTCGGGTCGCTGCAACTGGCTCCCACCGTGCGCGAGACCAGGTTGATCGGTCAGGTCGGCCCGTCGTGCTGGTTGTACGTGCTGGAAGCCATGGCCAACGCCTACGGTCTGCCGACCACCGGACTCAACGCGGCGATGCGGGCGTTCCCCACCAGCACCGAACGCAACGCCCGGGCGGCGCAGACGGGCGGTGAGAGGCGCGCGACCGGCGTGCAGATGATGCGGGAGAATCTGGAGAGCATGAGGACGATGGTCCAGGGCCTGCCGGGTGACACGGTCTCGTTCCAACAACTGCAGAACACGATCGGCACGGTGGTCGCGGTGGAGGGCCAGCGGGATGCCTTCGCCCGCTCGATCTCCCCTCTCCAGCAGGACCTCCGGAAACCGGACGTGATCGCGCTGTTCGACCTGGCGATCGCCAAATCCGCCCTGCTCCTGACCCTGGTGTCGGCCGACGGTGACGAGGTGAACACGATCCTCAACTCCGGCCAGCAAGTGATCTCCCCGCCGAACGGGACATCGCAGGACCGGGCCTTGGACAGGCAGGACGCCAAGACGGCCATGGCCCAAGTGCAGCAACTTCCGCAGTACATGACCGTGCGCAAGCGGTTCACCAGCCAAACGGTCACCGCTCAGGACCGCCAGACGATCCGCGATTTCCGGGCCGTTCCCGCCAACGCGGGCAGGGCCGCGCTCCTGGACTGGACACAACGGGCGGGCCTGAGCGCAACGGCCCATGCCGTCCTGCTCACCAACTACGATGCCGTCGCAGAGTTGGTCTACTACAAGGACCCGAACGTCCCGGCCGCCGAAATCATGATCACTTTCGACCAGTTCCTGGAGATGGCCGGCGCGCCACCAACTCCGGCAGCTCCCAGTACCGACCGGTTGACGCTCCGCCCGTTCATCCCAGGTACGAACGGGCGCATGTCGAACCTGGAACGATTGGCTGACTGA
- a CDS encoding DUF1963 domain-containing protein — protein MTRRTPPRPLPVEELFPEVVPFRRETVRLHPRRGEPAPGGSSLGGPLLWPAAEPWPSCPEHSPSPMVAVVQIHRADVPDLVPFPTGCDLLQVLWCPLYHGDRWVVPAVHWRSAAAVGPVRQAPPAPAQAGYGNVPRPCVLHPELVTEYASWDLPQELWDELEDRIDRVQRETGWDYQDHLSTAPGTKLGGWPGWGQDPRWPCCPGCRRPMDHLLTVESTEESDPRWAWTPAEDRDRGFEGADLSLGDLGGVYLFECRSCPDRPFAHRFD, from the coding sequence GTGACCCGTCGAACGCCCCCGCGCCCGCTGCCCGTCGAGGAGCTCTTCCCCGAAGTGGTCCCGTTCCGCCGGGAGACCGTGCGACTGCACCCCCGACGGGGCGAGCCGGCGCCCGGCGGCAGTTCGCTCGGCGGGCCGCTGCTGTGGCCCGCCGCGGAACCATGGCCGTCGTGCCCCGAGCACTCGCCGTCGCCCATGGTCGCGGTCGTCCAGATCCACCGCGCCGACGTACCGGACCTTGTGCCGTTCCCCACCGGGTGCGACCTGCTCCAGGTGCTCTGGTGCCCGCTGTACCACGGGGACCGCTGGGTGGTACCCGCGGTGCACTGGCGGTCGGCGGCGGCCGTCGGGCCGGTGCGGCAGGCCCCGCCGGCGCCCGCGCAGGCGGGGTACGGCAACGTGCCACGGCCGTGCGTCCTGCACCCCGAACTGGTGACGGAGTACGCAAGTTGGGACCTCCCGCAGGAACTCTGGGACGAGTTGGAGGACCGCATCGACCGGGTGCAACGGGAGACGGGCTGGGACTACCAGGACCACCTGTCCACCGCGCCCGGAACCAAGCTCGGCGGCTGGCCGGGCTGGGGTCAGGATCCCCGGTGGCCGTGCTGCCCGGGCTGCCGGCGGCCGATGGACCACCTGCTGACGGTGGAGAGCACCGAGGAGAGCGACCCCCGGTGGGCGTGGACCCCCGCCGAGGACCGCGACCGCGGCTTCGAGGGTGCCGACCTGAGCCTCGGCGACCTGGGCGGCGTGTACCTCTTCGAGTGCCGGAGCTGCCCGGACCGCCCGTTCGCGCACCGCTTCGACTGA
- a CDS encoding SMI1/KNR4 family protein, producing the protein MSRSLRRIEEIFGDPVRAVVPPPWNRSAAEAGIVLPRDYRAFVDRYGSVRICNDLLVWTPMVQFDPQGFTRFVRETRFAEEDVLLAYEDREEEIPFEVRAVPEGLLAWANNTKGDYCFWHMIGMDPDAWPVVVWIQDDLRWDVVDATTTDFLADVITGAYDLAGDILTRIKDAPLWKHAGDWNGRF; encoded by the coding sequence ATGAGCCGGTCTCTGCGGCGCATCGAGGAGATTTTCGGCGATCCCGTACGGGCGGTCGTGCCGCCTCCGTGGAACCGTTCGGCCGCCGAGGCCGGCATCGTCCTACCACGGGACTACCGGGCCTTCGTGGACCGCTACGGGTCCGTCCGGATCTGCAACGACCTCCTGGTGTGGACCCCGATGGTGCAGTTCGACCCGCAGGGCTTCACAAGGTTCGTGCGGGAGACCAGGTTCGCCGAGGAGGACGTCCTGCTCGCCTACGAGGACCGGGAGGAGGAGATTCCCTTCGAAGTCCGCGCGGTTCCGGAAGGCCTCCTCGCCTGGGCGAACAACACCAAGGGTGACTACTGTTTCTGGCACATGATCGGCATGGACCCCGACGCCTGGCCGGTGGTGGTGTGGATCCAGGACGACCTCCGGTGGGACGTGGTCGACGCCACGACGACGGACTTCCTCGCCGACGTGATCACGGGCGCCTACGACCTGGCGGGGGACATCCTGACCCGCATCAAGGACGCTCCACTGTGGAAGCACGCCGGGGACTGGAACGGGCGGTTCTGA
- a CDS encoding WD40 repeat domain-containing protein, translating to MDSPRWRDLDGVSVEELKEVLEAMATTGAAGAGEDWKEPWSRVLDGLLQQETLYSGAFAVLPHLVEVAAASPGRYVGLWVDLGLMVTAEPAKPVPADLEAGFTAAVRLAAQAAVRGYLTAGASAAQCAYLALSCAALAGHRIGEVLWQSLELEEGSIVLSCPGCESETEIADFFVDPVRPLFEAPGLPDPAAAPPDGPVWGEVAAALADGVLGQEWEPFLRVARAVAAAGVPAGTPGPAVLCLVAAMVAVKGTPDWAGKEWARKLMLLTGDFRCPDCEQTWAIADCLVEDPDGARPHDARGRVRTEDGWSGPSRASAPQAGRTGEPGAGLRPEGGVLLAADRTPRGRVRVLSGSASAPGSGEGVNALAVVSSPAGPTLVAAAGDTGTVFLRDVADGRLVHAPLAAHPNPVRSLTALRLPDGPLVLASGHADGTLVLWDPGTGQPLCEPLANWLGSVEGMCAVAVPDGRTLLVTATPRGAVRLRDPRTGEPLARLNPTGRAIESIAAVPISPGHTLVAASDAQGDVHLWDPAVDDAWEPGAATPPSKRVREDHRHRVALVATVAAHDRHLVATGDRRGVVMLWDPTTGTPVGDGLPTDAPGSLLTAMTATTLPGGRTVLVTGSNSGRSLRVWEPGTGTVQHLALDVAVTCLAAAGPDLVVGHDGGVLTLRLT from the coding sequence TTGGACAGCCCCCGTTGGCGCGACCTCGACGGCGTGTCGGTCGAGGAGCTGAAGGAGGTTCTGGAGGCGATGGCAACCACGGGCGCCGCCGGCGCAGGGGAGGACTGGAAGGAGCCGTGGAGCCGCGTCCTCGACGGCCTGCTCCAGCAGGAGACCCTCTACAGCGGAGCCTTCGCGGTCCTGCCGCACCTCGTCGAGGTCGCTGCGGCGTCGCCCGGCCGGTACGTGGGCCTGTGGGTGGACCTGGGACTCATGGTGACCGCGGAGCCCGCGAAGCCGGTTCCCGCCGACCTCGAAGCAGGGTTCACGGCCGCTGTTCGACTGGCCGCGCAGGCAGCGGTGCGCGGGTACCTCACGGCCGGAGCGTCCGCCGCGCAGTGCGCGTACCTCGCGCTCTCCTGCGCGGCTCTCGCCGGCCACCGCATCGGAGAGGTGCTGTGGCAGTCACTAGAACTCGAAGAGGGCAGCATCGTGCTGTCCTGCCCCGGCTGCGAGTCCGAGACCGAGATCGCCGACTTCTTCGTGGACCCGGTACGTCCGCTCTTCGAGGCACCGGGGCTGCCGGATCCCGCGGCGGCGCCCCCGGACGGGCCCGTCTGGGGTGAGGTCGCCGCGGCGCTGGCGGACGGGGTGCTCGGGCAGGAGTGGGAGCCCTTCCTGCGGGTGGCCCGCGCGGTCGCGGCGGCCGGTGTGCCCGCCGGGACCCCGGGGCCGGCCGTCCTGTGCCTGGTCGCCGCCATGGTGGCGGTCAAGGGCACCCCGGACTGGGCCGGGAAGGAGTGGGCCCGCAAGCTCATGCTGCTGACGGGAGACTTCCGGTGCCCGGATTGCGAGCAGACCTGGGCGATCGCCGACTGCCTGGTGGAGGACCCCGACGGCGCCCGCCCCCACGACGCACGCGGGCGGGTGCGGACGGAGGACGGCTGGTCGGGCCCGTCGAGGGCATCGGCCCCGCAAGCGGGCCGCACCGGCGAGCCGGGGGCAGGGCTTCGGCCGGAGGGCGGCGTGCTGCTCGCGGCCGACCGCACGCCCCGGGGCCGGGTGAGGGTCCTCTCCGGCTCCGCGTCCGCGCCCGGTTCCGGCGAGGGCGTCAACGCGCTCGCGGTCGTGTCCTCGCCCGCCGGGCCGACGCTGGTGGCGGCGGCCGGGGACACCGGCACGGTGTTCCTGCGGGACGTGGCCGACGGTCGGCTCGTCCACGCGCCGCTTGCGGCACATCCCAACCCTGTCCGGTCGCTGACGGCCCTTCGGCTGCCCGACGGCCCCCTCGTCCTGGCGAGCGGGCACGCGGACGGCACGCTCGTCCTGTGGGACCCGGGCACCGGGCAGCCGTTGTGCGAGCCCCTCGCCAACTGGCTCGGCTCCGTGGAAGGCATGTGCGCCGTGGCCGTCCCGGACGGCCGGACCCTTCTCGTCACCGCTACTCCGCGCGGGGCGGTCCGGTTGCGGGACCCGCGGACCGGCGAGCCCCTCGCGCGTCTCAACCCCACCGGCCGGGCGATCGAATCGATCGCCGCCGTGCCGATCTCGCCCGGGCATACGCTGGTCGCGGCCTCGGACGCCCAGGGTGACGTCCACCTGTGGGATCCGGCCGTCGACGATGCCTGGGAGCCCGGGGCCGCGACACCGCCGAGCAAGCGGGTACGGGAGGACCACCGCCACCGGGTGGCTCTGGTGGCGACCGTAGCCGCTCACGACCGTCACCTGGTGGCCACCGGGGACCGCCGCGGCGTGGTCATGCTGTGGGACCCCACCACCGGCACCCCGGTCGGCGACGGGCTGCCCACGGACGCTCCGGGCAGTCTCCTGACGGCCATGACCGCCACCACGCTCCCCGGCGGGCGTACCGTCCTGGTCACCGGCAGCAACTCCGGCCGGAGCCTGCGGGTTTGGGAACCGGGGACCGGCACGGTGCAGCACCTGGCCCTGGACGTGGCGGTCACCTGCCTGGCCGCCGCCGGCCCCGACCTGGTCGTCGGACACGACGGCGGAGTGCTCACGCTCCGGCTCACCTGA
- a CDS encoding transporter substrate-binding domain-containing protein, with protein MRGANRACLAGILSGTLLLSGCGGTPSIFDQDSVRIGTKNNQPGTSMETANHGWSGFDVSVGEALVRSKGNAGSVPHFGDVASDQREAVLVKGGEDLVIATYSITPERTDLVYFAGPYASTYQGFMVHTGDSWLNSLDDLRGRSVCSWGGTTSEKELLKQAPIKGFTVVDKIDAEACRLELEHRRVDAVSTDQLLLHGLTHAFPELMVVPDVTIGVPNVYGVGIKKERYEDCIRIRDFLKDYVFSTAWIQDFRTSLPDAGNPESYRPQRADIDALSCKALPHQNQ; from the coding sequence GTGCGGGGCGCAAACCGAGCCTGCCTTGCCGGCATCCTGTCCGGGACGCTGCTGCTGTCCGGCTGCGGCGGTACGCCGTCGATTTTCGACCAGGACTCGGTCCGGATCGGCACCAAGAACAACCAGCCCGGGACCAGCATGGAGACCGCCAACCACGGGTGGTCCGGCTTCGACGTGAGCGTCGGGGAGGCGCTGGTCCGGAGCAAGGGCAACGCCGGTTCCGTCCCGCACTTCGGCGACGTGGCCTCCGACCAGCGCGAGGCGGTGCTGGTCAAGGGCGGCGAGGACCTGGTGATCGCCACCTACTCCATCACCCCCGAACGCACGGACCTGGTCTACTTCGCCGGCCCGTACGCGAGCACCTATCAGGGCTTCATGGTCCACACCGGCGACTCCTGGCTCAACAGCCTGGACGACCTCAGGGGGCGGTCGGTGTGCAGCTGGGGCGGTACCACCTCGGAGAAGGAACTGCTGAAGCAGGCCCCGATCAAGGGGTTCACGGTGGTGGACAAGATCGACGCGGAGGCCTGTCGGCTGGAGCTGGAGCACAGACGCGTCGACGCGGTCTCCACCGACCAGCTGCTGCTCCACGGCCTGACGCACGCCTTTCCCGAGCTGATGGTCGTCCCCGACGTGACGATCGGGGTCCCCAACGTCTACGGCGTGGGGATCAAGAAGGAACGGTACGAGGACTGCATCCGGATCCGCGACTTCCTCAAGGACTACGTGTTCAGCACCGCGTGGATCCAGGACTTCCGGACCTCGCTGCCCGACGCCGGCAACCCGGAGAGCTACCGCCCCCAGCGGGCCGACATCGACGCGCTGTCCTGCAAGGCACTGCCCCATCAGAACCAGTAG
- a CDS encoding transposase, which translates to MEPLLAPARVGPKGGRREKHPRRIVEAVFSVARTGCAWRQLRRTRSSADGVPVLHGPHRLQRLPCGQEGEGPQEAHRHRHPPPAPGRPRRRDGAKRPCPGATRRSAWRQTAGPPAVTRPDASTVPL; encoded by the coding sequence GTGGAGCCGTTGCTTGCGCCGGCGCGGGTGGGTCCGAAGGGTGGTCGGCGGGAGAAGCATCCGCGGCGGATCGTGGAAGCGGTCTTCTCCGTGGCGCGAACGGGGTGTGCTTGGCGGCAGCTGCGAAGGACTCGCTCCTCGGCCGACGGTGTACCGGTACTTCACGGTCCCCACCGCCTCCAGCGGCTTCCGTGCGGGCAAGAAGGTGAAGGGCCGCAAGAGGCTCACCGTCACCGACACCCTCCGCCTGCTCCTGGCCGTCCACGTCGTCGCGACGGCGCGAAGCGGCCGTGCCCGGGGGCGACCCGCCGGTCGGCCTGGCGCCAAACCGCTGGTCCGCCCGCGGTGACGCGCCCGGATGCCAGTACTGTGCCGCTGTGA
- a CDS encoding SMI1/KNR4 family protein produces the protein MTRDIADRSGPWDGAWVRARVAAMAREDPERQRFGAAHHGYRLRPPLAAEAIRLFERQHGVRLPASYRGFLREVADGGAGPLYGLVGLMEEVDDEEALHDLREEDRRVGFLSTPFPHTSEWPGPGREGNADYPVEGSLVIAEVGCGMFHRLVITGSNAGQVWLDDPDWGGLTPGPDFRDWYSAWLATT, from the coding sequence GTGACCCGTGACATTGCCGACCGAAGCGGGCCCTGGGACGGTGCGTGGGTCCGTGCCCGTGTCGCAGCCATGGCCCGGGAAGATCCTGAGCGTCAGCGCTTCGGGGCCGCCCACCATGGATACCGGCTCCGGCCCCCTCTGGCCGCGGAAGCGATCCGGTTGTTCGAGCGGCAACACGGTGTGCGGCTCCCTGCCTCCTATCGCGGCTTCCTCAGGGAGGTCGCCGACGGAGGAGCGGGCCCGCTCTACGGGCTCGTGGGCCTGATGGAGGAAGTGGACGACGAGGAGGCTCTGCACGACCTACGAGAAGAGGATCGACGTGTGGGTTTCCTGTCCACGCCGTTCCCGCACACGAGCGAGTGGCCCGGACCGGGAAGGGAAGGCAACGCCGACTACCCGGTCGAAGGGAGTCTGGTCATTGCGGAGGTGGGCTGCGGCATGTTCCACCGCCTGGTCATCACGGGGAGTAACGCCGGCCAGGTCTGGCTCGACGACCCCGACTGGGGTGGCCTGACCCCGGGGCCGGACTTCCGCGACTGGTACTCGGCATGGCTGGCTACGACCTGA
- a CDS encoding YciI family protein, with amino-acid sequence MAKYMLIMRGTDESVAKMMETPFEEMLETVGRFNEELIRAGVLVAAEGLDDASQGVVVDFSGETPVVTDGPYGETKELFGGFYLIDVASKEEAVEWAKRLPAVAGSKCEVRRVPGIEEFPQDNEWIVKERAWREQTGQI; translated from the coding sequence ATGGCGAAGTACATGTTGATCATGCGAGGCACCGACGAGTCCGTCGCGAAGATGATGGAGACGCCCTTCGAGGAGATGCTCGAGACGGTGGGCCGGTTCAACGAGGAGCTGATCCGGGCGGGCGTGCTCGTCGCCGCCGAGGGCCTGGACGACGCGTCCCAGGGCGTGGTGGTGGACTTCAGCGGGGAGACCCCGGTGGTCACCGACGGCCCCTACGGCGAGACGAAGGAGCTGTTCGGCGGCTTCTACCTGATCGATGTCGCCTCGAAGGAGGAAGCCGTCGAGTGGGCCAAGCGCCTGCCGGCCGTCGCCGGCTCGAAGTGCGAGGTCCGTCGCGTGCCGGGCATCGAGGAGTTCCCCCAGGACAACGAGTGGATCGTCAAGGAGCGGGCGTGGCGCGAGCAGACCGGCCAGATCTGA
- a CDS encoding RNA polymerase sigma factor, with protein MARADRPDLTSGAAGGPPSAEAARRAAEAVWRIESARIVGALTRYTGDFALAEDVAQEALAEALVTWSRDGAPASPVGWLLATARRRAIDGFRRKSALDERYAMLAGQLTEGEFSSGAADAPGRPDDLPWDPDRVDDDVLALMFTACHPVLAPEARVALTLRVVGGLSSEEIARAFLVPVPTVQARITRAKKTLAAAHVPFELPPAEERPGRLGGVLSVLYVIFTEGSTATTGDHLLRPDLAYEAVRLARMLAALLPAEPEVFGLLALFELTAARFAARTGPDGEAVLLEDQDRRLWDRSAIRRGLAAIGRATALGRGLGPYGLQAAIAACHATAPSVQETDWERVVLLYEALGRVAPSPVVELNRAVAVAMAGGPQQALSMVDELAASGRLSGSHLLPSVRGELLIRLGRTAQARAELELAARLCRNTRERSVLLRKAAALE; from the coding sequence GTGGCGCGAGCAGACCGGCCAGATCTGACGTCCGGGGCCGCCGGCGGCCCGCCGAGCGCCGAGGCGGCGCGGCGGGCCGCCGAGGCCGTCTGGCGGATCGAGTCCGCACGGATCGTCGGTGCGCTGACCCGCTACACCGGAGACTTCGCGCTCGCCGAGGACGTCGCGCAGGAGGCCCTGGCGGAGGCGCTGGTCACCTGGTCGCGCGACGGCGCGCCGGCCAGCCCGGTGGGCTGGCTGCTGGCGACCGCACGGCGCCGGGCCATCGACGGCTTCCGTCGCAAGTCGGCGCTCGACGAGCGGTACGCCATGCTCGCCGGCCAGCTGACCGAGGGCGAGTTCAGCTCCGGCGCGGCGGACGCACCCGGCCGGCCCGACGACCTGCCGTGGGACCCCGACCGGGTCGACGACGACGTCCTCGCGCTCATGTTCACCGCCTGCCATCCGGTACTCGCGCCCGAGGCCCGGGTGGCACTCACCCTGCGCGTGGTGGGCGGCCTGTCCAGCGAGGAGATCGCCCGGGCGTTCCTCGTACCCGTACCCACCGTCCAGGCCCGGATCACCCGGGCGAAGAAGACGCTCGCCGCAGCGCACGTGCCCTTCGAGCTGCCGCCGGCCGAGGAGCGGCCAGGGCGGCTCGGCGGGGTCCTGAGCGTCCTGTACGTCATCTTCACCGAGGGCTCGACCGCGACGACCGGCGACCACCTGCTGCGCCCCGATCTCGCGTACGAGGCCGTTCGGTTGGCCCGGATGCTGGCCGCCCTGCTGCCCGCCGAGCCGGAGGTGTTCGGGCTGCTCGCCCTGTTCGAACTCACCGCCGCGCGCTTTGCGGCACGTACCGGGCCCGACGGGGAGGCGGTGCTCCTGGAGGACCAGGACCGGCGACTGTGGGACCGGTCGGCGATCCGCCGTGGCCTGGCCGCGATCGGCCGGGCCACGGCCCTCGGGCGCGGCCTCGGCCCGTACGGTCTGCAGGCCGCGATCGCCGCCTGCCACGCGACCGCGCCCTCGGTGCAGGAGACCGACTGGGAGCGTGTCGTGCTCCTCTACGAGGCGCTCGGCCGGGTGGCCCCCTCCCCCGTCGTCGAGCTCAACCGGGCCGTGGCCGTCGCCATGGCGGGCGGACCGCAGCAGGCACTGTCCATGGTCGACGAACTGGCCGCCTCCGGCCGCCTGTCGGGCTCGCACCTGCTCCCGAGCGTGCGCGGCGAACTGCTGATCCGGCTCGGCCGGACCGCCCAGGCCCGCGCCGAGCTGGAACTCGCCGCCCGGCTGTGCCGCAACACCCGCGAACGGTCCGTGCTCCTGCGGAAGGCGGCCGCGCTGGAGTGA